The following coding sequences are from one Lysinibacillus sp. FSL W8-0992 window:
- a CDS encoding AIM24 family protein yields the protein MGKYSLNDFVNTTQQNDHVNEYFELETERVLEVNLDGEVWSKMGAMISYIGDIKFERERVLEHGLSKMFKKALTGEGTQLMKAKGKGRLYLADQGKKVTIFDLKDESICVNGNDLLAFEPTINWDIHLMRKMAGIMSGGLFNVTLQGRGKVAITTHFEPLTLLVKPGETVYTDPHATVAWSGNLTPEFKTDISFRTFIGRGSGESIQMAFSGEGFVIIQPYEEVYLSGES from the coding sequence GTAAACGAATATTTTGAGTTAGAAACGGAACGTGTACTAGAGGTTAACTTAGATGGTGAGGTCTGGTCGAAAATGGGGGCTATGATTTCATACATAGGCGATATTAAGTTTGAGCGAGAACGTGTTTTAGAGCATGGTCTTTCAAAAATGTTTAAAAAGGCACTGACAGGCGAAGGAACGCAACTTATGAAAGCAAAAGGGAAGGGACGCCTCTATTTAGCTGATCAAGGGAAAAAAGTGACTATTTTTGATTTGAAAGACGAAAGCATTTGTGTAAACGGAAATGACTTACTGGCATTTGAACCAACTATCAATTGGGACATTCATTTAATGCGTAAAATGGCTGGTATTATGTCTGGTGGATTGTTTAATGTAACATTACAAGGAAGAGGTAAGGTAGCCATTACAACTCATTTTGAGCCTTTAACTTTATTAGTGAAGCCTGGTGAGACGGTTTATACAGATCCACATGCTACAGTAGCGTGGTCAGGCAATTTAACACCTGAATTTAAAACAGATATTAGCTTCCGTACGTTTATTGGACGTGGAAGTGGTGAATCGATTCAAATGGCTTTCTCTGGCGAAGGGTTTGTCATTATTCAGCCATATGAAGAGGTTTATTTGTCTGGTGAAAGTTAA
- a CDS encoding BaiN/RdsA family NAD(P)/FAD-dependent oxidoreductase, with amino-acid sequence MYDVIVIGGGPSGLMAAIAAGERKKKVLLLEKGTKLGKKLAISGGGRCNVTNRLPVEEIVKHIPGNGRFLYSPFTVYSNEDIIAFFEGLGVALKEEDHGRMFPVSNRAQDVVDALIRQLQRLHVEVRLNTPVNKLLMDEEKILGVRLADGIEVRCEAVVVAVGGKAVPQTGSTGDGYPWAERAGHNVTTLFPTEVPILSKEEFIQTRELQGLALRDVAVSVLNKKGKPLVTHQMDMLFTHFGLSGPAVLRCSQFVVKELMKTGYEPVTMRIQTLVDYNEETCLQYLNKLIKEEPKKAVKNVWKGVAPERWLLFLCDRANIDVQMTGTELSQEKIRALAHLLVNFTMTVSGTQSLDKAFVTGGGVSVKEIEPKTMASKKKSGLFFCGEILDIHGYTGGYNITSALVTGRIAGMNAAL; translated from the coding sequence ATGTATGATGTAATCGTTATTGGTGGCGGCCCTTCTGGATTAATGGCTGCTATCGCTGCTGGAGAACGAAAAAAGAAAGTTTTACTACTTGAAAAAGGGACAAAGCTTGGTAAAAAGCTCGCAATCTCTGGAGGTGGGCGTTGTAACGTAACGAACAGACTACCTGTTGAAGAAATTGTTAAACATATTCCTGGTAACGGTCGTTTTTTATATAGCCCATTCACTGTTTATAGCAATGAAGATATTATTGCCTTTTTCGAGGGTCTAGGTGTTGCATTAAAAGAAGAAGATCATGGTCGTATGTTCCCTGTGTCAAATCGTGCGCAAGATGTCGTCGATGCACTTATTCGTCAATTGCAACGACTACATGTTGAAGTTCGCTTAAATACTCCTGTTAACAAATTATTAATGGATGAAGAAAAAATTCTTGGTGTGCGCTTAGCGGACGGTATAGAAGTACGATGTGAGGCCGTTGTTGTTGCAGTGGGAGGAAAGGCAGTCCCTCAAACAGGTTCTACAGGTGACGGCTATCCTTGGGCTGAGAGAGCTGGCCACAATGTAACAACACTATTTCCAACTGAAGTACCCATTTTATCGAAGGAAGAGTTTATTCAAACAAGAGAGCTCCAAGGACTAGCATTACGAGATGTTGCAGTTTCAGTTCTCAATAAAAAAGGCAAGCCACTTGTAACACATCAAATGGACATGCTCTTTACGCATTTCGGATTAAGCGGCCCTGCCGTTTTACGCTGTAGTCAATTTGTTGTCAAAGAGTTGATGAAAACTGGTTACGAGCCTGTCACAATGCGAATTCAAACACTTGTGGACTACAATGAAGAAACATGTTTGCAATATTTAAATAAACTTATTAAAGAAGAACCGAAAAAAGCTGTGAAAAACGTTTGGAAAGGTGTCGCACCAGAACGCTGGCTATTATTCTTATGTGACCGTGCAAACATTGATGTTCAAATGACTGGCACTGAATTATCTCAAGAAAAAATCCGCGCTCTAGCACATCTACTAGTTAATTTCACAATGACTGTTAGTGGTACGCAATCTCTCGACAAAGCATTTGTTACAGGTGGTGGCGTATCTGTAAAAGAAATCGAACCGAAAACGATGGCGTCCAAGAAAAAGTCAGGTTTATTTTTCTGTGGTGAAATTTTGGATATTCATGGCTATACAGGCGGCTACAATATTACGTCTGCACTAGTAACTGGGCGAATTGCAGGAATGAACGCCGCATTATAA